One stretch of Thermanaerosceptrum fracticalcis DNA includes these proteins:
- a CDS encoding response regulator has product MKEIRVLIIEDDPMVIDINRKVVQDIPGFTVVGTARSGTEGLEAINQYKPNLVILDIFMPQLNGLEFLKEMRKNGQDMDVIMVTASQDPLYLKEGMRYGVVDYLIKPFRLDRLKASLENYLNMARRLHGKKSISQEDIDSMVKKTKVEEDIPKGLSLYTLNIIKEFIKEKKQSFTADEIADNLGLARVTARRYLEYLVMTQEVEISLEYGSIGRPVKKYKEKA; this is encoded by the coding sequence GTGAAAGAAATCCGGGTGTTGATAATCGAAGACGACCCCATGGTTATTGATATTAACAGGAAAGTTGTACAGGATATCCCCGGGTTTACTGTTGTAGGCACAGCAAGGAGCGGTACCGAAGGGTTGGAGGCCATCAACCAGTACAAGCCAAACCTTGTAATTCTGGATATTTTTATGCCTCAGTTAAACGGGCTGGAATTTTTGAAAGAGATGCGCAAAAACGGTCAGGACATGGATGTGATTATGGTTACGGCATCCCAGGACCCCCTTTATTTGAAAGAAGGGATGAGATATGGAGTTGTTGATTATCTCATAAAGCCCTTTCGTCTGGACAGGTTGAAAGCCTCTCTGGAAAACTATCTGAATATGGCCCGCAGGCTGCACGGGAAAAAAAGCATATCCCAGGAGGACATCGATTCCATGGTAAAAAAGACTAAAGTTGAGGAAGATATACCCAAGGGACTTAGTTTATATACACTAAACATCATCAAAGAATTTATCAAGGAAAAAAAACAATCTTTTACCGCCGATGAGATCGCCGATAATCTCGGGTTGGCCCGAGTTACGGCCAGAAGATACCTGGAATACCTGGTCATGACTCAGGAGGTGGAAATAAGCCTGGAGTACGGCAGCATCGGGCGGCCCGTGAAAAAATACAAAGAGAAAGCCTGA
- a CDS encoding 2-hydroxycarboxylate transporter family protein, whose amino-acid sequence MSVEIKASAAKKYTVMGVPVVYFAIITVIVLAASHMNLLPKNMIGAFAYMMVLGAIAGLLGDNLPIIKDYLGGGPIVAIFGSAFLVYGGLMPKDTIKTVSDFMQSMGFLDFYIAALICGSILGMDPKLLVKAGARYAIPLVGGLIISFGLAAIVGLIIGYGWREAMLQIAMPIMGGGMGAGAVPMSQIYAKTLGGGDAKHYLSILVPAVALGNAASIVAAGLLDKIGKRKPEWTGNGVIMHGFSLKTDSGSKIDLGQMGIGVLTATTFFTGGVLLAKFIPLHSYALMIITVAICKVFKLMPQVIEDGASQWYQFVAKNFTLALLIGIGVAYTDLKAVLDAFTGAYVLIILMTVIGAIIGAGIFGKFVGFYPIESALTAGLCMANMGGTGDVAVLSAAKRMELMPFAQISSRLGGALILIIAGLLVPLLK is encoded by the coding sequence ATGTCGGTCGAGATCAAGGCTTCTGCAGCAAAAAAGTACACTGTTATGGGAGTGCCCGTGGTTTATTTTGCAATCATTACCGTGATAGTACTCGCGGCATCCCACATGAATCTTTTACCCAAAAACATGATTGGTGCTTTTGCTTACATGATGGTCTTGGGCGCCATAGCCGGTCTGCTGGGCGATAACCTGCCCATTATCAAGGATTATCTGGGCGGGGGCCCTATTGTCGCCATCTTTGGGAGCGCCTTTTTGGTGTATGGTGGTTTGATGCCGAAAGATACCATCAAGACTGTTAGTGACTTTATGCAAAGTATGGGATTTCTTGATTTTTACATCGCTGCTCTAATTTGCGGTAGTATACTGGGTATGGACCCCAAACTTCTGGTTAAGGCCGGCGCGCGTTATGCCATACCTCTAGTCGGCGGGTTGATCATCAGTTTTGGGTTGGCAGCAATTGTGGGGCTCATCATAGGCTATGGCTGGAGAGAAGCCATGCTGCAGATTGCCATGCCTATCATGGGCGGAGGTATGGGAGCCGGCGCCGTTCCCATGTCCCAGATTTATGCCAAGACCCTGGGTGGCGGCGATGCCAAGCATTACCTATCCATCCTGGTCCCGGCTGTGGCTCTTGGTAACGCTGCATCCATTGTGGCCGCAGGGCTGCTGGATAAAATAGGGAAGAGAAAACCCGAGTGGACTGGCAACGGTGTTATTATGCATGGTTTTTCTTTAAAGACCGATAGCGGTTCGAAAATTGACCTTGGTCAGATGGGTATAGGAGTTTTGACCGCTACAACCTTCTTTACCGGGGGTGTACTACTGGCTAAGTTTATTCCCCTGCATTCCTATGCCTTAATGATCATTACTGTCGCCATTTGCAAGGTCTTTAAACTGATGCCCCAGGTCATCGAAGATGGTGCAAGCCAGTGGTACCAGTTCGTGGCCAAAAACTTTACACTGGCCCTGCTGATCGGTATCGGCGTTGCCTATACAGATCTGAAGGCAGTTCTGGATGCCTTTACCGGCGCCTATGTTCTTATTATCCTCATGACCGTAATTGGCGCTATTATCGGCGCCGGCATCTTCGGCAAATTTGTTGGCTTCTATCCTATAGAGTCGGCGCTTACCGCAGGTCTGTGTATGGCAAACATGGGTGGAACCGGCGACGTGGCGGTCCTTTCTGCAGCCAAGCGTATGGAATTGATGCCTTTCGCCCAGATATCATCCCGCCTGGGCGGCGCTCTGATACTGATTATCGCTGGACTACTCGTGCCCTTGCTGAAATAA
- a CDS encoding NAD(P)-dependent malic enzyme, protein MDYNALALQLHEEKRGKIEIISKVPLKTREDLSVAYTPGVAEPCLKIQANKEDVYKYTCKGNMVAVVSDGSAVLGLGNIGPEAGLPVMEGKAILFKAFANVDAFPICLDTQDVEEIIRTVKHIAPVFGGINLEDIGAPRCFEIEDRLKKELDIPVFHDDQHGTAVCVLAGLINAFKVVKKDLKESVIVINGIGAAGTAIGKILLAYGVKKLYMVDRNGIINRNQPETMLNWSHEELAKVTNPDLKTGTLAHALVGADAFIGVSKPGLVTKEMVKTMNKDAVIFAMANPVPEILPDEAKAGGAAIIGTGRSDFPNQVNNVLVFPGVFKGALSVRAKEINEEMKLAAAVALAGIIPDAELSETNVLPYALDPRVADAVADAVAKTARDTGVARL, encoded by the coding sequence ATGGATTATAATGCTTTGGCTTTGCAATTGCATGAGGAAAAACGCGGCAAAATCGAAATTATCAGCAAGGTACCACTTAAAACCAGGGAAGATTTAAGTGTTGCCTATACTCCGGGAGTGGCTGAACCCTGCTTAAAGATTCAAGCGAATAAGGAAGACGTATATAAGTATACATGTAAAGGCAACATGGTTGCCGTAGTTTCAGACGGGTCTGCCGTACTGGGGCTAGGCAACATCGGACCGGAGGCAGGGTTACCCGTTATGGAAGGAAAAGCTATTCTGTTTAAGGCTTTTGCCAATGTCGATGCTTTCCCCATTTGTCTGGATACCCAGGATGTAGAGGAGATAATCAGGACAGTCAAACACATAGCTCCTGTCTTTGGAGGGATTAACCTTGAGGATATCGGCGCTCCCCGCTGTTTTGAAATTGAGGACCGTCTAAAAAAAGAACTGGATATACCTGTTTTCCATGACGACCAGCACGGTACTGCTGTCTGTGTTCTGGCCGGTTTGATAAATGCTTTCAAGGTTGTAAAAAAGGACCTTAAGGAAAGTGTAATAGTCATTAACGGCATAGGAGCGGCGGGAACCGCCATTGGCAAGATTTTACTGGCCTATGGGGTAAAGAAACTCTATATGGTCGACAGAAACGGCATCATAAACCGGAATCAACCGGAAACCATGCTGAACTGGTCTCATGAGGAGCTGGCCAAAGTGACCAACCCGGATCTGAAGACAGGAACTCTGGCCCATGCCCTTGTGGGAGCCGATGCCTTTATCGGTGTTTCCAAGCCTGGCCTTGTAACCAAAGAAATGGTAAAAACCATGAATAAGGATGCTGTTATCTTTGCCATGGCCAACCCTGTACCGGAAATTTTGCCAGATGAAGCGAAGGCCGGAGGAGCAGCTATTATAGGTACAGGGCGTTCTGATTTTCCCAACCAGGTGAACAATGTGCTTGTTTTCCCGGGAGTCTTCAAAGGAGCACTGTCTGTGCGCGCAAAGGAGATAAACGAAGAAATGAAACTTGCAGCGGCCGTGGCCCTGGCCGGCATTATACCTGATGCTGAACTCAGTGAGACCAATGTGTTGCCTTATGCTCTGGATCCCAGAGTGGCTGATGCTGTGGCTGATGCTGTGGCCAAGACGGCAAGAGATACCGGAGTAGCCCGGTTATAA